One Xyrauchen texanus isolate HMW12.3.18 chromosome 46, RBS_HiC_50CHRs, whole genome shotgun sequence DNA segment encodes these proteins:
- the LOC127638474 gene encoding coiled-coil domain-containing protein 34-like, with protein MTSVLLSVLGFRTNIKAEVFLRKMSAFPSSSSKSLTSTPLKSKPSALGSALQYSRSVESIGDSTSSLLSPIYHDSFEHSEEEPEIDEDQPVHNVTATLSEDVAAVSLSRDEVETTGLEDRSSSARFKLSAWEQWIVDKAKEERIRKEQKAVQELTMKEKQDKQEREQQKKKVASDCKIQEWLQIKREQEKKERVSKDFQKSKEQLQEEKIHAEIERKAQEKYKEWLRKKKQEEVERKLKEQEEAARREVEERERKEKAEESFKEWLEGVKSKGKLRRPMSACSAGTYNNVSYPTPSFVNPIPWKPIHIPQQDQTPKKKNVPRKRSPGPPKSQSTPCLSYRPKDTISFTCKRR; from the exons TTCTGGGCTTCCGTACCAATATTAAAGCAGAAGTAT TTTTGAGGAAGATGTCGGCCTTTCCATCTTCGTCGTCCAAGAGTCTCACCTCCACCCCACTCAAATCCAAACCCAGTGCCCTAGGAAGTGCCCTACAGTACAGCAGAAGTGTGGAGTCTATTGGGGACTCGACCTCCTCTCTGCTGTCACCCATCTACCACGACAGCTTTGAGCATTCAGAGGAGGAACCAGAGATAGACGAGGATCAACCCGTTCACAACGTCACCGCCACATTAAGTGAAGATGTCGCAGCGGTCTCTCTCTCCAG GGATGAGGTGGAAACAACAGGCCTGGAAGACAGATCTTCTTCTGCACGGTTCAAACTGAGCGCGTGGGAACAGTGGATCGTTGATAAAGCAAAAGAGGAGCGGATCAGAAAGGAACAGAAAGCTGTGCAG GAGCTCACTATGAAGGAAAAACAGGATAAACAGGAGAGAGAACAACAGAAGAAGAAAGTTGCCAGTGACTGCAAAATTCAAGAATGGCTGCAAATAAAACGAGAGCAG gaaaagaaagaaagagtatcCAAAGATTTTCAGAAAAGCAAAGAACAACTTCAAGAGGAGAAAATACATGCCGAGATTGAAAGAAAAGCCCAGGAGAAATATAAGGAGTGGCTTCGAAAGAAAAAACAAGAGGAGGTGGAGAGAAAGCTAAAAGAGCAG GAGGAGGCGGCCAGAAGGGAAGTAGAAGAGAGGGAACGTAAAGAAAAGGCGGAGGAGAGCTTTAAAGAATGGCTTGAAGGTGTAAAATCTAAAGGAAAACTGAGGCGACCCATGTCAGCATGCTCAGCCG GCACCTATAACAATGTGAGCTATCCCACTCCAAGCTTCGTCAACCCCATTCCGTGGAAGCCCATTCACATTCCGCAGCAAGACCAAACGCCCAAGAAAAAAAATGTGCCACGTAAGAGATCGCCAGGACCACCAAAAAGCCAGTCGACCCCCTGCCTCAGCTACAGACCTAAAGACACCATCAGTTTCACTTGCAAAAGACGGTGA